The window CTCAAGGAGAGCCTTGCGAGTAGAGTTGAATGACCGCTGGAGAAGGGCCAAGAAAGCAAGAGCTTCCGGTGTGAGAATCTTCTTTTGTGACTCCGAAACGGGGCCGAGGACGTTGACGCCCTGAAGGATGGACTCGGTGCTAGGCATTGTGATGTTGTGTGCGTGGGGTGatgtgggtgggtgtggtgtttgCAAAGCTCCGTTATCCTAAAAAAGGGAGGCGAAGCTGTTTATATATAGAGATATATATAGATATAGATATATATTCTAGAACAGAACCAAAAACGTTAGGACCTCGTGACGAAAGAGCAAGCTGAGTCAATCAACAATCGCTAACGGTTGTGAAAATGCCGAGGTGAGCCGCGGGTCAAGTACTTAGTCGTAAAACAGCTGCCAATTGGTAGTGGGGGGGGTGAGTGGGCAGGGTGTGGTTCACCCAAAttgtggaggaagagctgTATGGGGAAATGgaacaaagaaaaaaggcgGGGAGTGTGAGTTTCAATTGACGTATGAGTGCCGGGGACGCGGATGTGTGTATCAGAGAAAGTGGGAAAAAAGAACAGGACCAGAAAGGGAGAGATCTCGAGCTATTGTCATAACGAAGCTCTCCCTTGAATCCAAAACGCATGCCCGTGACCGACAGACAACGACCTCAGACGAGCTGATTGAGTCAAGAGAAGGAACCAACCTGACTCACCGATAAATAAACCAATTGTCGTGTCTCCCTCGGTAGAGAGAGGTTATCAGAGCAAGATGCGCGAAGTTGTTCAAGAAACCAGAGAAAAACGCTCCCGCATGCGGCGAAAGCAAACGCTTGGAGTTTTGATGATGTGCTGTCAAAACGATGACGTCCCTCCAAAAACATCCAAAACCCGACATGAACCTAGACCTATATCTATCTAACCCATCTTCCCCCAAGACAATCTCTTGCCTCCTTCTGCTTCCTCACCACTCGGCAATCCGGTTCAAGGGACTCCATCATCGCCTCTCCCAGCAAATCCATAACATGTGGTTGGTCTCTTTATGGCATTCAATTCCCATGTTCGCTCGGCCGTCCGGGTCCTTCCACCGCTGCCATTGGTCAACTCAGCTACCCCACAATCAGGGGAAAACTGGACAAGGCTCACAACGGGTGTAGCTCTTCACATGTGATGTGACATGTGCCACGCCCCTACCAGCGTAATGACTTGCGCTCCGATGACCTCACCTACTCGTTCCCCGCCATCAAACAAACACCCTTTCAAAACCCCTCCGTCGCCATCCAATTCTTTTATGTGGTTTCTAAACCTCCTTCTGTAACCCCCAAAGTCCTCCATCTCTCCTTCTTATTCCCATCGAGTAAATCACCCCTCTCTCCAGCGATATCGGCGATTACCCCCCAAACAGATTACTCGATCCCATCGAGATAAAGAAAttcctcttccaacaacccTTTCCTTTCCATACATCATAAGCCAAGCCAATCACCCCCAGCTCCCGTAAGCCAAGAAAAGCTGGGGGTTGgcaaaaccaaaaaacaaaagctcTCCCCACTTCCCTCGCctttctccaccaccgccgtgaACCTCCGATCTGCCGGCCCAGAGCCGAGGTCATcgcccccccctctcccccaataCCATGTCCTCATCGGCGTCATGCATCCGCCTCTGTCTGCGTTGTCTGGTTGTGCTATGACACCTCGCCTGTCTGCCCTTGCCCGTTTACTACCGGCCGCCCCGTCCGCCCGATACTTTCCGATATCTCTTACACTTACTTACCAGGGTTTGTGTCGACGGTGATGCTACATGTCGCAATACGAAGGGGGGAAAAAGGGCTTCAGACCCGTGATTCCAATTGGCATATCATTACGTTGGCCAGACCAGACCACATGGAACATCATACATACCCATCACCATAGCCGTGGCTCGGCTTCCTTCTAGCTCTTATCTCAGTGACACATCATGAAACAaccttctctcctctccccgcaAAAATGAATATATATAGCAGTGGTGGTATCAATTTAATTTTCTTCATGGCTAATTTTCTAATCATAACGCATCTTCGTAGAGGTGAAAAGGTTAAGGGGTATGTAACGGTAAGGTGAAGGAAGTCATCGACGACAAGGGGTATATTATTACACGGAGGTGTGTTTCACGCAAAAGTGATGGGTGGTCGGTGATGCGGTCAGGCATATCGCTGCCTTTGGGTTTTAACCCCAAGTCTCACATATCAAGACCTTTACCCAATCAAGGGGAGGCTTTATCGAGACGACTACACGATACGCTCGCCGACATCACACGACCCCTCTACGCTCTCTCTGGGTTCCAGCATTCTTCTGGTGGCTGGCAGTTTAACCCTTGTAGGGGGAAGGGCCAACCATGAGCTCGGGTCTGACGAGGGtgtcaaactcctcctcggtgagGGCGTTGAGCTCCATGGCCGACTCCTTGAGGGTCAGGCCCTTCTTGTGGGCGTTCTTGGCGACCTTGCTCGCCATGTCGTAGCCAATCTTGGGGTTGAGGCAGGTAACCAACATGAGACTAACAAAGTGTCAAGTCAGTATGCAATATCTCACGAGTCAGTTTGGGTTCAGGAAGACTTACGACTCCTTCATGATGCTGgcaatcttcttctcgttgGCAGAGAGGCCGACAACAAGGTTCTTCTCAAAGCTCCTCATGCCGTCGGCCAGGATGCGGATGCTGTGAAGGAGGTTGCGGATAATCAGGGGCTTGTACACGTTGAGCTCGAACTGGCCGTTCATGCCGCCGATGGTGCAAGCAACCTGGTTACCCATAACCTGAGCGCAGACCATGGTGAGGGCCTCGCACTGGGTGGGGTTGACCTTGCCAGGCATGATGGACGAACCGGGCTCGTTCTCAGGGAGGTTGAGCTCGCCGAGACCGCAACGGGGACCGCTGCCGAGGTAGCGGATGTCCTGAGCAATCTTGCTGAGCGAGGCagcgagggtgttgaggctGCCGTGGGCCTGGACGATGGCGTCGTGGGCAGCGAGCGCCTCGAACTTGTTGGGGGCAGTCTTGAACTCGGTGCCGGTCATCTTGGAAACCTCCTCAGCGATGGCCTCGGCGAAGCCCTCGAAGGTGTTGATGCCGGTGCCGACGGCGGTGCCGCCCTGGGCGAGGAGACggaggtcggggagggaAGACTCGACGCGCTTGATGCCGAAGTCGAGCTGGGCAACATAGCCGCCGAACTCCTGAGCGAGGGTCAGGGGAGTGGCATCCTGGAGATGGGTGCGGCCAATCTTGatgatcttcttggcctcgaactcctcaaccttggcCTGGAGCGCATCGCGAAGGCTCTTGAGCgcagggaggagggtgttctCAAACTCGAGCACAGCAGCAATGTGCATGACGGTGGGGAAGGTGTCGTTGGACGAAGCCGAGCGGTTGACGTGGTCGTTGGGGTGCACAGGCTTCTTGGAACCCATCTTGCCGCccagaatctcgatggcTCTGTTGCTGATGACCTCGTTGGCGTTCATGTTGGACTGAGTGCCGGAGCCGGTCTGCCAGACGACGAGGGGGAAGTggtcgaggagcttgaggtCAGCAACCTCCTTCGCGGCCTGCTGAATGGCCTTGCCGATCTCAGGATCTACATATTGCCCGTCTGGTCAGCCCCTCGTTCTTCTTCGGACGACATATACCAGAGCGAATTGCAAGAGCGCAAAAAGAGGATACATACCAAGGCCATAGCGCATGTTCACCGTCGCCGCAGCACCCTTGAGGATACCAAACGCCTTGACGATAGGTGCGGGCATGCGGTCCTGGGGCTGGTTGATCTTGAAGTTCTCGAGGGAACGCTCAGTCTGAGCGCCCCAGTACTTGTCGGCCGGGACCTGGATCTCGCCAAAGGCATCGCTCTCGGTTCTGGTGTTGGCCGACATTCTCGCGGCACTACTGTGGAAGGTTCTCTGGTGgcggatggcggggttggcggttTGGCTGTTGGAAAGTGACGAAATGGGAGCGTTGCACGCACCGGCCGTCGCCTTGAGACATGTGCTCAGCGACCGGCTGGCTGTCCTCGGCACCCCAAGGCTGGCGCGGGCTGCGGGCCCGGCAATGCGAACCGATCGAAGCATgctggggaaaaaaaaaagtcgcCTGACAAACAAACCGTAGCCCTGTATCTAGCGCCGAGCGGCGGTTAGCAGTCGTTGctgcgggagggggaggtgcgGGGGTGCCTGATCAGCTACGTACTTTGTGAATGAGATAACTCCGGcgcccaaaaaaaagaagagacacCAGAGGGAGAGTGAGTTGCTGCGAGAAGGAGGGTATTAGATGACAGGAGAACGATGTGCCAAAAAGCTGAGATGGAAAAACGCGCTCtcgccttttttttctacCCGCGACCACCTTTTCCCAACAACTTGGCTGACCCAGCCTGTCAACCCATCCGTCCGCGCCGGTCCGGCACATCCCGACATCAGAAACCTCAAGATAATTGGGCAATTCCCAAATGTCCCACCCCCGGAAGGCCAACCGGCAATTAACGAATTGCAGAATCGAACAGAACATCGCCGATTCGCCCGCCGCTGCCCCCGGCAACCCTGCATCGCtaacaaaacaaacccctGAATTCATTCTCAAGAGCAAAAAAGGGGGCTTTTTGGTACAGACTGATGGTAACACATTATTTGATTACATTCATCCTGCCTGGCCTGCTACCTAACAATCCTAGAATTTTATGCACGAAAGGTATGGAAAACCTCGAACAAAACTCGAACCTCCGAGCGCGGGTATCTAGCAAAACATCTAGCCCCATCTGTCGCTGAATGGGGAAACCAAAACACACCCTTTCCCTGTAACCCCCCAGCCAAGGCCCCCGTCTTATCCATCTGACCCGATCATCTCCAAtgcttccttcttttctccaaGCTATTTCCCAAACTCAAGGTATACCTGCCGTCAGCACCTATTCACTCCAATAGTAATATTACCAGACCCTGGTGGCCAAACTCCGCCATATATAGACGAAGAAAAAACCCAGGTCCGAAGACCAAGTGCCAGATGCAGACAGTGGAAAGAAAACCTCCTAAATTCCCTTCCATTGTGGCCAATAGCAGGTGTGAGAGAATGCCGAAGaaaacaaaccaaaaaaaaaaaaaaaaaaaaaaaaaggtgcaAAGAGGATATTCGTCCGGCCATCGTCGATATTAGGAGTTGAGCGTCTTGATCATCATACTGATCTTCCGCTTGTCGGTAACCATGAGAGCCCGGTTATCGAAAGCAGTGCTGAtggcctccaccaccttgtgGAAGCTGCTGGCGGCGCCCTTCTCCTGTGTGAACCGAGCAATGCAGAGCTGGTTTCGCTTCCCGTGCTCAATGACGGTCATGAGCTCGATGGCAAAAGATACTtccttgaggttgagatCTAATGACGGAGGGGTGATCAGCAAGCGGACCTCACAAACAATGGGAAGAAAACCTACAGTTCTTGGCAGCGACACGGGCAAAGATGATGTTGCGCTCCTTGTCAACCTCGATATCCTTGATGCCATACTTGCGCCAGTCACGAAGCAAGATCGCCATCTCCTGACGCGCGCGCCGCTTGGGGATGGCAAAGCAAAGATATCGCATGGCCGGCTTGACCCTGAATAGCCGTGCCAGCCAGTTCTGCTGCACCTCAATCTTACGGCCACCCCCATCGCTCTCAGACCAGACACTTTGAGCGGCCATACTGTTGTGCTTCTCCTTAGATCTCTTCTGAGACCTGCCGTCTTCGTGGACGTGCACATCTTCAAACTCGGAATCTATCATGGCAAAGCAAAGTTAGCATGTCACAGCTGAAGACATAGCACAGCGTCTTCTTCTCACCTCCAATAGACATCTTCGGCCCATCCTTGTTGCTCTTCCAGAACGACAAACCAaacgccttcttcttctgagCGCGCGATGCCGCAGGCTCGTCGATGGAATACGAGACAGGCCTGCTGGGCCCGCTAGCCTCCGAACCGGCGTATTCCTCGCCGTGCTGGGGGAACGtcccggtggtgggggtAACGGCAGGGCTGTTTCCATCCTTGGAGGCGCGTTTGAACCAAGATGACACCCTGTTCTTGGGCTGCGCACCAACGCCATTCTCTGTATTGTCAACCGAACGGGTCGGTTGATGACCCGAGTAGGATGCATGTCTTCGTGACTCCTGAACAGTGGTAGGGCGTTCGTTCTTGGTTGGATGGAGAGATAGCTTGCGGACGTTGAGCGGCCGCGGGACCGCAGCCGGATCGCCACCTTCTACCGCCGTTGGCGAGTTCACCACCCGAATGGTGTTCTCAGCCCGGGACAAATAATCCAGCCCTCTGTTCTTAACACGAGCTGGGGTTTCCGCAGGGACAGCCTCCGGGCTGCTCTCATAAATAGATGGAAGCGGGTTGACTGTCTTCACTGAGCGGTTGTGAATCGGATCTGACACCACCCGACGATCAGGAAGATGAATGCTTGAGCCAGGGTCAAGGAGTGAGACTTTATGCGTTACAGGCGCAACCTCCAGACTCTGCTTGCGGATTGACAGAGGAGAGACGGTGGATCGGGACGGAACTGGAGGCAATGGTCTGCTATACTCTCGCTGGTTACTCGCAAACGAGCGCGGACCAGCAAGCGACGACTGCGACATTTGCGCAAAAGACGAATCAGCCAAAGAAAAGCTCAAGTGGCTCCCTTCACGGCTCTGAAGTAACGTCTCGCTGGGCGCTGACACGAGGAGTGAGCTACCGAAGGCTTCGTCAATGTCTCGGGCAATCGAGGTATGAAACTGTTTGAGTTCTTCGCCCCaaagcaccctctcctccttcttgttgttaTTGACGTCAGCCATAGACACGG is drawn from Podospora pseudocomata strain CBS 415.72m chromosome 1 map unlocalized CBS415.72m_1, whole genome shotgun sequence and contains these coding sequences:
- the FUM1 gene encoding fumarase fum1 (COG:C; EggNog:ENOG503NTY2); protein product: MCRTGADGWVDRLGQPSCWEKVVAGRKKRRERVFPSQLFGTSFSCHLIPSFSQQLTLPLVSLLFFGRRSYLIHKIQGYGLFVRRLFFFPSMLRSVRIAGPAARASLGVPRTASRSLSTCLKATAGACNAPISSLSNSQTANPAIRHQRTFHSSAARMSANTRTESDAFGEIQVPADKYWGAQTERSLENFKINQPQDRMPAPIVKAFGILKGAAATVNMRYGLDPEIGKAIQQAAKEVADLKLLDHFPLVVWQTGSGTQSNMNANEVISNRAIEILGGKMGSKKPVHPNDHVNRSASSNDTFPTVMHIAAVLEFENTLLPALKSLRDALQAKVEEFEAKKIIKIGRTHLQDATPLTLAQEFGGYVAQLDFGIKRVESSLPDLRLLAQGGTAVGTGINTFEGFAEAIAEEVSKMTGTEFKTAPNKFEALAAHDAIVQAHGSLNTLAASLSKIAQDIRYLGSGPRCGLGELNLPENEPGSSIMPGKVNPTQCEALTMVCAQVMGNQVACTIGGMNGQFELNVYKPLIIRNLLHSIRILADGMRSFEKNLVVGLSANEKKIASIMKESLMLVTCLNPKIGYDMASKVAKNAHKKGLTLKESAMELNALTEEEFDTLVRPELMVGPSPYKG